A genomic region of Papaver somniferum cultivar HN1 chromosome 7, ASM357369v1, whole genome shotgun sequence contains the following coding sequences:
- the LOC113294174 gene encoding uncharacterized protein LOC113294174, translated as MGHPCEYNARAEFWDDLQEIRHWWAGPICFAGDFNAVRSYDETNKIEADGRNSGFLNIFILQQESVDQSLVGGAYTWSNNQTDPLLCRLVRFLFSVEFDEAFPSALQISLTRTVSDRNPLMVITSHSLSSKPYFKLEKSWTEHEDFEKKVAIWWNAMHYSGSASSVFFLKLKNLKYFIYSWGLIEFGAVGRDKRILTEKIGEFNLRSLKKGCITS; from the exons ATGGGACA TCCATGTGAATATAATGCTAGAGCAGAGTTTTGGGATGACTTGCAAGAGATTAGACATTGGTGGGCTGGCCCAATTTGCTTTGCAGGTGACTTTAATGCAGTTAGATCATATGATGAAACAAATAAGATTGAAGCAGACGGTAGGAATTCTGGATTTCTAAACATCTTCATTCTTCAACAAGAATCGGTGGATCAATCTTTGGTAGGAGGTGCATATACTTGGTCTAATAATCAAACTGATCCTCTTCTTTGCAGGCTAGTCAGGTTTTTATTTAGTGTTGAATTTGATGAGGCATTCCCTTCTGCTTTACAAATTTCACTAACTAGAACTGTGTCTGATCGTAACCCCCTTATGGTTATTACAAGTCACTCACTCAGCAGCAAACCATATTTTAAACTAGAAAAAAGTTGGACTGAGCATGAAGACTTTGAGAAGAAGGTTGCTATATGGTGGAATGCAATGCATTACAGTGGTAGTGCTAGTTCAGTATTTTTtctaaaacttaaaaatcttaagTACTTCATTTATTCTTGGGGTTTGATTGAGTTTGGTGCTGTAGGTAGAGATAAAAGAATTCTGACTGAGAAAATTGGGGAATTTAACCTGAGAAGTTTGAAGAAAGGTTGCATCACAAGTTAA